Proteins encoded together in one Cellulomonas gilvus ATCC 13127 window:
- a CDS encoding PadR family transcriptional regulator encodes MRGRSDVLEPAILGLLHESPMHGYELRKRLNLVLGSFRALSYGSLYPCLKSLAERGWIVGTESVADPHAVGSKRARIVYQITADGKEHLQSVLATSGPAAWEDENFDVRFAFFSQTDAETRLRILEGRRTRLTERLETIRQSVARTRERMDEYTLELQRHGLDQAEREVRWLDGLIDNERGIRRARPAGTGPRTGAASIADGEHAAPARSTEKERG; translated from the coding sequence GTGCGCGGACGTTCCGACGTGCTCGAGCCGGCCATCCTCGGGCTGCTCCACGAGTCCCCCATGCACGGGTACGAGCTGCGCAAGCGGCTCAACCTGGTGCTCGGCTCGTTCCGTGCGCTCTCCTACGGGTCGCTGTACCCGTGCCTGAAGTCGCTCGCGGAGCGTGGCTGGATCGTCGGTACCGAGTCCGTCGCCGACCCGCATGCGGTGGGCAGCAAGCGGGCCCGGATCGTCTACCAGATCACCGCGGACGGCAAGGAGCACCTGCAGTCCGTGCTCGCCACGTCGGGCCCCGCGGCCTGGGAGGACGAGAACTTCGACGTGCGGTTCGCGTTCTTCTCGCAGACCGACGCCGAGACCCGCCTGCGGATCCTCGAAGGTCGGCGCACGCGCCTGACCGAGCGTCTCGAGACCATCCGTCAGTCCGTCGCCCGCACCCGCGAGCGCATGGACGAGTACACGCTCGAGCTGCAGCGCCACGGCCTCGACCAGGCCGAGCGTGAGGTCCGTTGGCTCGACGGGCTCATCGACAACGAGCGCGGCATCCGCCGTGCGCGTCCTGCTGGCACCGGTCCTCGCACCGGTGCAGCGTCCATCGCCGACGGCGAGCACGCCGCTCCGGCAAGATCCACCGAGAAGGAGCGAGGATGA